Within the Ciconia boyciana chromosome 19, ASM3463844v1, whole genome shotgun sequence genome, the region aacaaaacaagggatTTCATCAGGGTTTGTTACCTGAAGGGCTTTTTAAGCATAGGCTGTTGCTGTCAGACTCACAGGATCAGGTGTGACTTCCCATTTGCTGGAATATACAGCAAATATGCAAACAGGCTCTCAGCTTTTTTTAGCTCACAAAAGCAAGGGAGTCCTTTGAAAGATCCTCCGTTTACCCAATCACCACTTTCCCTTACACTGTACAGCATTATAATATTCCGACAGTGTAAATCCTCACAtttgcctccctccctctttccttcagtcactctccctcccccctcccaagACTGCTGCTATCGGATCTGTGATGATATGTGATCTCCTGGATacaatcacacacacacacaagtacCAGGCACCGCTGCCTAGCTGagcaaaatgtctttctcttaGAAGTGGTGCTCATCACAGCTTTCAAATCCTTGACGATGTTGccatgctttcctttctgccttctgcctttttctgtctttgtctgCCTGCTTTTCTTACCCGTGGGTCATTTTTGCCCTGCTGTCTGTAGCTGTATGGACTACCACACCATAGATTGCCGGGATCAAGGACTCCCAAGTGTTCCTAATCCATTTCCATTGGATGTACGGAAACTTCTTATAGCTGATAACAACATTCAGGCGATACCAGctgatttctttatattttatggAGATCTAGTCTATTTGGACTTCAGGAATAACTCCCTCACCTCTTTAGAAGAGGGCACTTTTAGCAGTTCTACCAAACTGGTGTATTTAGACTTAAGCTACAATAATTTAACACAGCTTGATGCTGGGATATTCaaatcagcagaaaaactgATAAAATTGAGCCTTGGAAACAATAACCTGGTGGATGTGGATGAGGCTGCTTTTGAGAACCTGGAACAGCTCCAAGTGTTAGAATTGAATGACAATAACTTACAAAGTCTAAATGTGGCAGCCCTAGAAGCGCTTCCCTCCCTGCGGACTATACGCTTAGAGGGCAACCCTTGGGTCTGTGACTGTGACTTTGCCAATCTTTTCAGCTGGATACAGGACAATGCATCTAAGCTCCAGAAAGGTAAAGCTCGGTGGCTTACAGTGCAGTATGTACGTTTCTCTGTATGTGTGTCTTGGAGGGAAGGAGGGTTCTCGGTCAAATTGTCTGTGTGCTGCCTGCAGTGACCCAAACTGCATTTTGGTCAAACTGTAATTGCATGTTTTCAACAAATGAGTCCATTAAAATgatgtttgcttctttttagcAGCAGGTCCTCCTCCAAGTTAagacataaaatttaaaaattaaaccctAATAATTTGGATTTATACACTAAACTTACATAGGCAGTGAAAGAGCCTTTTCAAATTCATTCAGCCCAGAGCTGGTTCTCTTCCAGACTTCATTTGCTCTCtggtaaatatattttctacagTAAGCCCTTTGAGCAGCTGAACATTCTGTGCCAGCTCCTtaggaaaactgatttttctctcattttactGATCAGCTATAAAGCTGCTACAGAAGAGTTAAATCCCCATTTTATGCAACTATGGTTGTCAGCCCTTTCCTGGAAGTATTTTGTTGTGATACCCTGTGTTTGAAACTCTCTTCAGTAGCTTGATTTTGgctcttttcattaaaatagcaCTGCTTCCAATATTAGGAATAGATTGAAATGGCTCTGGAACACCCCAAAATGCAGGATATGTAATTCTGGTATGTGGGCCAGTCATTTtcagagaagggggggggggggtggagtATTAAGGCTGCCATGTATAGGGAATCCAAACTCTTGCTCCACATTTCCCACCCGACCCCAAAGCCTCTCTTAATCCAGCTTTAGCAGGAGATCATCTCACAGTTCATGCCTCCCAACAAGCACTAGGGCATAAATTCATGCCATTGAGCCGCCCAGCTGCTCGCAGAAGGCAAACTGCTTGGAGCATGAACACTGTGTAAGGGCTACAGAGGGTATACAAGTATTACCTGACATGAAATCACTGGTGTCTGGGCTGTGTCTGAGGGGGGATGTCGTCTGTGCAGAAGATGGTGAGAGCAAAaaggctgggggagcagagctcAGGAGAACAGGTTGAGGTCAAGTAACTGTTTCTTTGAATTCAgacaaaaagggggaaaaacacagTAAGCCTACAAATTTCAGAggtcttttctctcctttcttgaTCATCCAGAGTCTGTAGTCAGTTATTCAAGTTCTTCCTATGCTTGTGACCTTGgggagcattttttttaatatactcaTCTAGGTTGCCCTAAATATTCTTAGCTGTAAAACAGCTGTTTTGAGGAAGAAGTCACTTGCGGAaaaagtgttgggttttttcctgtctgcCTCAGTGAAACTTTCATCTTGATTCTTTCTAAACCAAACCTGGGCCTGTTCTCCCACCTTCCCTGATGCTTTAGCTAGAGTTTGCTCTGTTTGAACCAAGTATTTTCCCATCTCTCATCCTAAACATCAGTTTACTTTCCCCATGCTTCCCATCTCTTTTAATGAACTTCTAGCTCCTTCTTCTTTATCCAGACCGAGTCTGTTCAGTTTGAGAGTCCATCCCAGCCcacctctctcttctcttctgccctgTCAGTGTTTTAAAGCATATCTGAACTTATGTCTGGAAATGTCAAGCAATTGAGCTTTCCCATAGTATTGCCAGCGCTCCGCAGTGTCTTGCAAGCTTAGAGGTTCTTTCTCACAGCATTTTCTCTCATCCACAGTTGTGTTTCAGTCAAATAGCTAAAAAATTACTAGCTTATTCTGATCTTCCAAACTTTCAGTTAGATatgttttgggaagaaaaggagggaaggagcaaaTATTCAAATGGTTGGTTTTATCAGAGCTGTCCCCCCGACATGGCCTAAGCAAATGATTTGCGTTTGTTCCCAGGAGCAAGTCCCCTGATATCTTTGCAGCCAGTCATATCAGTGAGATCTAGTGCACGTATGCAGAAAAGCGTGCAAAGTCAGCGTTTTCATTGCTTGttgggagctgctgccacaAAAATACTGGCTGTCTGCTTTAGTAAACTAGCAAAACATTATTCACGAAGTTGAGGGCAAAACTAAACCCAAAAAGGAAAGACTGTCtcaatgacattttaaaaccataTGGCCACAATTGAGTGCCTTTCAAAACAACTTTTGGAAAGCCGGTGTAAAACTAATTCTTAGAATTGTGATTTGATTGCATTTTATATccagttttcagtttttaatgatGTCGCAACATTATACCCATTAGGAAGTAATCACATTAGCATTACTTTTCTGGTTATACTTGTCCAAAGCCACGTTCGCCTGGCCTTTCCTGGGAGGGGTGGAAAGAGCTGCTCACTGAGAGATTCAGCTCCCTGGCTTCCTCATGATACTGCTGTAAGGCTGGAGACAGAAGTATTCTTGCAGCAAACACATCAAGATAAGTAGGGCAGCAGGCATTATGCctggaaatacagcaaaagaaaaagggataCATTTTCAGGGCCCAAGAAAAGAGCTTAGTTATCCTGGctgcatgcttttcttttataattctGCAGCAGCTCAAGCATTTGCATTGCATGGCCTACACAAATGGgaaagagcaggaaggaaaaaggagttggctggtgtttttcttctcttggttttctttaagaatACACTCTGATTAGCAATACAGAACGGTTCCATGACAGACTGAAGTTCCCCAGCCTTTAAATGGCAGACTTTGTAACCTGGGTTTACTGAGAAGGGAAACAGTGTGGAAGGGTAAATGGCAGTAAACTTGCATCGGTGATCCCCAGTCCTTTCATGAAAAGTACAAAGCGCTGCAAAGAAACTAAAGACTCTGTACACTGTCGTGTGTCTTATGCTGGCTTGGGATGCTTCAGCATGGGTTAGAGAAGAAAGGATAtgccaaagcagaaaagaagcatGCTCCAACCAGGCTGTGGATGAACTAGGATCCAGGGCTGCCATTTGCAAGTGTCGCTGTAGCATAGGAGTTCCTCAAGATTCAGAACTGGTAGCAAGAAACAGGAGATAAATGGTGGGGAGAAATACATTGACAGACAGATTGAGGTTCTGGGCATTCATTTTGATTCCTCACTTTGAATGACACTTAAAATAGTTAATGCGTCCTGTCTGCATGTCTGAG harbors:
- the LRRC38 gene encoding leucine-rich repeat-containing protein 38 → MLPCFPFCLLPFSVFVCLLFLPVGHFCPAVCSCMDYHTIDCRDQGLPSVPNPFPLDVRKLLIADNNIQAIPADFFIFYGDLVYLDFRNNSLTSLEEGTFSSSTKLVYLDLSYNNLTQLDAGIFKSAEKLIKLSLGNNNLVDVDEAAFENLEQLQVLELNDNNLQSLNVAALEALPSLRTIRLEGNPWVCDCDFANLFSWIQDNASKLQKGLHEIQCSLPVENRRIFLNELSEVSFSECKFSLSLTDLFIIIFSGVAVSIAAILSSFFLATLVHCFQRCAPSKDDDDDEDDSED